One segment of Chionomys nivalis chromosome 1, mChiNiv1.1, whole genome shotgun sequence DNA contains the following:
- the Tas2r38 gene encoding taste receptor type 2 member 38, translating into MLPLTPVLTVSYEAKVSFLLLSFLEFTVGILVNAFIISVNFWDMVNGQPLNNCDLVLLCLSITRLFLQGFLLLDAVQLSCFQQMKDPLSHNYQAILTFWMIANQVSLWFAACLSLLYCSKIARFHHTSVLHLASWVSRRFRRVLLVALLFSCICTALCLWDFFSGSHFTVTSVLPTNNTEFNLKIAKLNFFHSFIFCNVGSIPPSLVFLVSSAVLFTSLGSHVKAMKSRTRDSRDPGLEAHIRAIIFLVSFLCFYVLSFCAALISVPLLVLRHSKGGVMVCIGMMAACPSGHAAVLISGNAKLRRAIETMLFWFQNSQVRRVHKMLPRILR; encoded by the coding sequence ATGTTGCCTCTGACTCCCGTCTTAACTGTGTCCTATGAAGCCAAGGTTTCGTTTCTGCTCCTCTCATTCTTGGAGTTCACAGTGGGCATTCTGGTCAATGCATTCATTATCTCGGTGAACTTTTGGGACATGGTAAACGGGCAGCCATTGAACAACTGTGACCTTGTTCTGCTGTGCCTCAGCATCACGCGGCTTTTCCTGCAGGGGTTCCTGCTCCTGGATGCCGTTCAGCTCAGCTGCTTCCAGCAGATGAAAGATCCACTGAGCCACAACTACCAAGCCATCCTCACCTTCTGGATGATCGCAAACCAAGTGAGCCTCTGGTTtgccgcctgcctcagcctcctctacTGCTCCAAGATTGCCCGCTTCCATCACACCTCCGTGCTCCACCTAGCAAGCTGGGTCTCCAGGAGATTTCGCCGGGTGCTTCTAGTTGCTCTTCTTTTCTCCTGCATCTGCACGGCCCTCTGTTTGTGGGACTTCTTCAGCGGATCTCACTTTACGGTTACGTCCGTGTTACCCACGAACAACACagaatttaatttgaaaattgcAAAACTCAATTTCTTTCACTCGTTTATCTTCTGCAATGTGGGGTCTATCCCCCCTTCTCTAGTTTTTCTGGTTTCCTCCGCAGTGCTGTTTACCTCCCTGGGAAGTCACGTGAAGGCCATGAAGTCCCGAACCAGAGATTCTCGTGACCCTGGCCTTGAGGCCCACATCAGAGCCATCATATTTCTGGTCTCCTTCCTGTGTTTCTATGTGCTATCATTCTGTGCTGCCTTGATCTCGGTGCCCTTGCTGGTACTACGGCACAGTAAGGGAGGAGTGATGGTTTGTATCGGGATGATGGCGGCTTGCCCCTCCGGACACGCCGCTGTCCTCATATCAGGCAATGCTAAGCTGAGGAGGGCCATAGAGACCATGCTGTTCTGGTTTCAAAACAGCCAAGTGAGAAGAGTCCACAAGATGCTTCCCAGGATACTCCGATAA